From Acidobacteriota bacterium, the proteins below share one genomic window:
- a CDS encoding L,D-transpeptidase family protein has protein sequence MIKKGFLWVITVIGLITVSIGAIFLWANHLENPLSPDMRADLVVVEKSRRRLTLYFKGEPLKTYKISLGRVPVGPKEREGDNKTPEGRYTIDFRNPKSLYYLALHISYPNQKDIQAAREKGVSPGGDIMIHGLPNRFGRLGKLHRLVDLSRGCIVVTNKEMDELWRAIPNGTPIDIEP, from the coding sequence ATGATAAAAAAAGGGTTTTTATGGGTGATAACGGTTATCGGATTGATCACCGTGTCTATCGGCGCAATATTTCTATGGGCGAATCACCTTGAAAACCCCCTGTCGCCGGATATGCGGGCTGATCTCGTGGTTGTGGAAAAATCCCGTCGCCGACTGACACTGTATTTTAAAGGCGAGCCTTTGAAGACATACAAGATATCTCTGGGGCGCGTTCCGGTCGGTCCGAAAGAGCGCGAGGGCGACAACAAGACGCCGGAAGGCCGCTATACGATCGACTTTCGGAATCCGAAGAGTTTATATTACCTTGCACTTCATATTTCTTACCCCAATCAAAAGGATATTCAAGCTGCGCGGGAAAAGGGAGTTTCGCCGGGCGGAGACATCATGATTCACGGCTTGCCCAACAGGTTCGGCCGACTGGGCAAGCTGCATCGGCTTGTGGATTTGTCACGGGGTTGCATCGTTGTGACAAATAAAGAGATGGATGAACTATGGCGCGCGATTCCCAATGGGACGCCGATCGATATAGAGCCGTGA
- a CDS encoding serine/threonine protein kinase, with translation MRHMLAKGMTVVSGRPGERQGRVGDFLGSGGQGEVYRVTRGNEALALKWYDPEYLRRDPGLIPRLDRIIAAGPPSDRFLWPLERVTVSGVLGEGYLMPLREPRFRGLSELMRRRIEPSFRVLATAGFELAHNYLQLHAKGFCYRDISFGNVFFDPKSGEIRICDNDNVDVDGQAGHIEGTMRFMAPEIIRGESGPCIETDLFSLAVLLFYLLVVHHPLEGERELRIRCLDMAAMRELYGMNPLFIFDPHDPGNRPVAGSHDNALAFWPLYPRWLQELFARSFGDLRRCRSGRRVRESEWRRAMVVLRDAIVYCSACGAENFFDAATGKSTGHRPGYCWSCRRKIMLPAFVKIGSDAAALNHDTVLYPHHLVRGRLYDFSMPAARMERHPSEKNLWGLKNLGPDKWTAVQPDGRVKDVHVGASVRLKRGMTIHFAGAAGEVILPESHVPRLEG, from the coding sequence ATGCGCCATATGCTCGCCAAAGGAATGACCGTGGTTTCCGGCAGGCCCGGCGAACGGCAGGGCCGCGTGGGGGATTTTCTAGGTTCCGGCGGTCAGGGAGAAGTCTATCGCGTGACCCGGGGAAACGAAGCCCTGGCTTTGAAGTGGTATGATCCGGAATATCTGCGAAGAGATCCGGGCTTGATTCCCCGCCTGGACAGGATCATCGCCGCCGGACCTCCCAGCGATCGATTTCTCTGGCCGCTCGAAAGGGTGACCGTCTCCGGCGTCCTCGGCGAGGGCTACCTGATGCCTCTGCGGGAACCGCGTTTCCGGGGATTGAGCGAACTCATGAGACGGCGGATCGAGCCGAGTTTCCGAGTTCTGGCGACGGCCGGTTTCGAATTGGCGCACAACTACCTCCAGCTTCATGCCAAGGGATTCTGCTACCGCGACATCTCGTTTGGAAATGTCTTTTTCGATCCGAAATCCGGCGAAATCCGGATTTGCGACAACGACAACGTCGATGTGGACGGGCAGGCCGGACATATCGAAGGGACCATGCGTTTCATGGCCCCTGAAATCATCCGGGGCGAGAGCGGCCCCTGTATTGAGACCGATCTTTTTTCTCTGGCCGTGCTGCTGTTTTACCTGCTGGTCGTCCATCATCCCCTGGAGGGTGAGCGGGAATTGCGCATCCGCTGCCTGGACATGGCCGCCATGCGCGAGCTTTACGGGATGAATCCTCTTTTCATTTTCGATCCGCATGATCCCGGGAACCGGCCCGTTGCCGGCAGCCATGACAATGCCCTGGCGTTCTGGCCGCTCTATCCCCGGTGGCTGCAGGAACTTTTCGCCCGCTCTTTCGGCGATCTCAGGCGTTGCCGCTCGGGACGGCGTGTTCGGGAAAGCGAATGGCGCCGGGCCATGGTCGTCCTGCGCGATGCGATTGTCTACTGTTCCGCCTGCGGCGCCGAAAATTTTTTCGATGCCGCGACTGGAAAGAGCACGGGGCACCGGCCCGGCTATTGCTGGTCATGCCGGCGGAAAATCATGCTGCCGGCGTTTGTGAAAATCGGGAGCGATGCGGCGGCCCTCAACCATGATACCGTACTTTATCCGCACCATCTTGTGCGGGGCCGGCTCTATGATTTTTCCATGCCGGCGGCCCGTATGGAGAGGCACCCCTCCGAAAAAAACCTGTGGGGCTTGAAAAATCTGGGTCCGGACAAATGGACGGCGGTGCAGCCGGACGGCCGGGTTAAGGATGTGCACGTCGGGGCGTCCGTGCGATTGAAACGGGGGATGACGATCCATTTCGCCGGCGCGGCGGGCGAGGTCATTCTGCCGGAATCTCATGTTCCCCGGCTGGAGGGTTGA